Proteins encoded by one window of Cinclus cinclus chromosome 14, bCinCin1.1, whole genome shotgun sequence:
- the TBC1D9B gene encoding TBC1 domain family member 9B isoform X4 → MWLGPEEVLLAGALWVTERANPFFLLQRRRGHGKGGGLTGLLVGTLDVVLDSSARVAPYRILHQTQDSQVYWAVACGSSRKEITKHWEWLENNLLQTLSIFDNEEDITTFVKGKIHGIIAEENKNEQPQSEEDPGKFKEAELKMRKQFGMPEVEKLVNYYSCSYWKGRVPRQGWLYLTVNHLCFYSFLLGKEVTLVIQWVDVTQLEKNATLLFPECIKVSTRDSELYFSMFLNINETFKLMEQLANIAMRQLLDNESFLQDKSLPKPRRPLKNISALKRDLDARAKNECYRATFRLPKDECLDGHTDCTLWTPFNKMHIPGQMFVSNNYICFASRAEEACHLIIPLREVTIVEKADSSSVLPSPLSISTKSKMTFFFANLKDRDFLVQRISDFLQRTPSKKPCGIDREWKWNVADPSSEEVPELPSSSLLPVSPTSALGHRPVNFCAGQVPTASQGLLKLFRRNSEELSGPKGAKEKMKEESWNIHFFEYGRGMCMYRTAKTRELVQKGIPENLRGELWLLFSGAWNEMVTHPGYYADLVEKSMGRYNLATEEIERDLHRSMPEHPAFQNELGIAALRRVLTAYAFRNPTIGYCQAMNIVTSVLLLYCNEEEAFWLLVALCERMLPDYYNTRVVGALVDQGIFEELTREYLPQLSEKMQDLGVISTISLSWFLTLFLSVMPFESAVVIVDCFFYEGIKFILQVSLAILDANMEKLLHCCDEGEAMTILGRYLDNVVNRQSVSPPIPHLHALLTSGDDPPLEVDIFELIKTSYEKFGNLKADDIEQMRFKQRLKVIQSLEDTAKKSVVRAVSGDIGFSMEELEELYVVFKAKYLMSCYWGNNRAAAARRDQSLPYLEQYRIDMEQFTELFISLTPWACGAHTPVLAARLFRLLDENRDSLINFKEFVTGMSGMYHGDLTEKLKVLYKLHLPPALNPEETESALEAASYFTEDVTTEALVKIEDKGRRNENGPDKEEKGTSPQDYRYYLRMWAKEKENKKETIKDLPKMSQEQFIELCKTLYNMFSEDPVEQELYHAIATVASLLLRIGEVGKRFSNKPVRKSEDCKANNTQDPVSEEESPISEQNSAVEQQPQADHEDKASTDTQPEKTQQENQTLGDGSGEGQSSPLQLLSDDETKDDMSMSSYSMVSTGSLQCEDIADDTVLVGCEGSSAAARYGSTIDTDWSISFEQILASMLTETALVNYFEKKVNILQKIKDQKKVERQFSSSSDYELSSVSG, encoded by the exons GATCATCTCGTAAAGAGATCACAAAGCATTGGGAATGGCTGGAGAATAACTTACTGCAGACTCTGTCCATCTTTGACAACGAAGAAGATATCACCACCTTTGTCAAGGGCAAGATACAT GGCATTATTGCTGAGGAGAACAAGAATGAGCAGCCCCAGAGTGAAGAGGATCCAGGCAAATTCAAAGAGGCTGAGCTGAAGATGCGGAAGCAGTTTGGGATGCCCGAGGTGGAGAAGTTGGTCAATTACTATTCCTGCAGCTATTGGAAGGGGCGTGTCCCCAGACAGGGCTGGCTGTACCTCACTGTCAACCACCTCTGCTTCTACTCCTTCCTGCTGGGCAAAGAGG tTACACTGGTGATCCAGTGGGTGGATGTAACCCAGCTAGAAAAAAATGCTACACTGCTGTTCCCTGAGTGTATTAAAGTAAGCACGAGGGACAGTGAACtctatttttccatgtttctcaACATCAATGAAACGTTCAAGCTGATGGAGCAGTTGGCCAACATTGCGATGCGGCAGCTACTGGATAATGAGAGCTTCCTACAGGACAAGTCTCTCCCAAAGCCCAGGAGGCCTCTTAAGAACATCTCTGCATTAAAAAG agacTTGGATGCTCGAGCCAAAAATGAGTGCTACCGTGCCACTTTCCGGTTGCCCAAGGATGAATGCCTGGATGGACATACAGATTGTACCTTGTGGACACCATTCAACAAGATGCATATTCCTGGCCAGATGTTTGTTTCCAACAATTACATCTGTTttgccagcagggcagaggaggcCTGTCATCTCATCATTCCTCTCAGGGAG GTGACAATAGTTGAGAAAGCAGATAGCTCCAGCGTCTTGCCCAGCCCTCTGTCCATCAGCACTAAAAGTAAAATGACCTTCTTCTTTGCCAATCTGAAAGACCGGGATTTCTTGGTACAGAGGATCTCTGACTTCCTGCAGAGAACACCATCCAAGAAACCCTGTGGCATTGACAGGGAATGGAAGTGGAATGTGGCTGATCCTAGCAGCGAG GAGGTTCCAGAGCTGCcttccagcagcctcctgcctgTTAGTCCCACATCTGCTCTTGGCCATCGACCCGTCAACTTCTGTGCTGGGCAGGTGCCAACAGCCTCACAGGGACTGCTCAAACTCTTCAGGAGGAATTCTGAGGAGCTCTCTGGACCCAAAGgg GCAAAGGAGAAGATGAAGGAAGAGTCTTGGAACATTCATTTCTTTGAATATGGGCGAGGGATGTGTATGTACCGCACTGCCAAGACGAGGGAGCTGGTACAGAAAGGAATCCCAGAGAACCTCCGTGGAGAACTGTGGCTCCTTTTCTCCG GggcttggaatgagatggtGACTCATCCTGGTTACTACGCAGATCTTGTGGAAAAGTCAATGGGAAGGTACAATCTTGCTACAGAGGAAATTGAGAGAGATCTGCACCGCTCTATGCCAGAACATCCTGCCTTCCAAAATGAATTGGGAATTGCTGCTCTCCGGAGAGTCTTAACTGCTTATGCATTCAGAAATCCAACAATTGGGTACTGTCAG GCCATGAACATTGTcacctcagtgctgctgctgtactGCAATGAGGAAGAGGCTTTCTGGCTCCTGGTGGCTTTGTGCGAGCGGATGTTGCCAGATTACTACAATACAAGAGTAGTAG GTGCATTGGTGGACCAAGGCATCTTTGAAGAACTTACACGAGAGTATCTTCCACAGCTGTCTGAAAAGATGCAGGACCTAGGAGTGATCTCCACCATATCCCTTTCCTGGTTTCTCACTCTCTTCCTGAGTGTGATGCCCTTTGAGAGTGCCGTGGTCATTGTTGACTGTTTTTTCTACGAGGGAATCAAGTTTATCCTGCAGGTGTCGTTGGCCATACTTGATGCCAACATGGAGAAGTTGCTACACTGCTGTGATGAAGGTGAAGCCATGACTATTTTGGGCAG ATACTTGGACAATGTAGTTAACAGGCAGAGTGTCTCTCCTCCTATTCCACACTTGCATGCACTGTTGACCAGTGGAGATGACCCCCCACTTGAAGTTGACATCTTTGAACTCATCAAAACTTCATATGAG AAATTTGGCAATCTGAAGGCAGATGACATTGAACAAATGCGTTTCAAACAAAGGCTGAAAGTGATCCAGTCTCTGGAGGATACAGCCAAGAAGAGTGTG GTCCGAGCTGTGTCTGGTGACATTGGTTTTTCTATGGAAGAGCTAGAAGAGCTGTATGTAGTGTTCAAG GCCAAGTACCTGATGAGCTGTTACTGGGGGAACAACCGTgcggccgctgcccgccgggaCCAGAGCCTGCCCTACCTGGAGCAGTACCGCATAGACATGGAGCAGTTCACAGAGCTCTTCATCAGCCTCACCCCCTGGGCCTGTGGGGCACAcacccctgtgctggcagcacgGCTCTTCCGCCTCCTGGACGAGAACAGGGATTCTCTCATCAACTTCAAGGAGTTTGTGACAGGAATGA gtgGGATGTACCATGGTGACCTCACTGAAAAACTCAAAGTACTGTACAAACTGCACCTGCCTCCTG CTCTGAATCCAGAGGAGACAGAGTCTGCTTTGGAGGCCGCAAGTTATTTCACAGAGGATGTGACAACAGAAG CCTTGGTCAAAATAG AAGATaaaggaaggagaaatgagAATGGTCCAGACAAAG AAGAGAAAGGTACCAGTCCACAGGACTACAGATACTACCTAAGAATGTGGGCcaaggaaaaagagaacaagaaaGAAACCATTAAAGATCTCCCCAAAATGAGCCAG GAACAGTTCATAGAGTTATGCAAGACCCTTTACAACATGTTCAGTGAGGACCCCGTGGAGCAGGAGCTGTACCATGCCATCGCCACTGTGGCCAGTCTGCTTCTGCGGATTGGGGAAGTTGGAAAAAGATTCTCCAACAAGCCCGTGAGGAAGTCTGAGGACTGCAAAGCAAACAATACCCAAGATCCTGTGAGTGAAGAGGAGTCACCAATATCAGAACAGAATTCAGCAGTGGAACAGCAACCCCAAGCTGACCATGAGGACAAAGCCAGCACTGATACTCAGCCTgaaaaaacacagcaggaaaatcaaACTCTAGGAGATGGGTCAGGGGAAGGACAAAGCTCTCCTTTACAGCTGCTATCAGATGATGAAACCAAAGATGATATGTCCATGTCTTCCTACTCCATGGTCAGCACGGGCTCCCTGCAGTGCGAAGACATCGCGGACGACACGGTGCTGGTCGGCTGTGAgggcagcagtgcagctgccagGTATGGCAGCACCATTGACACTGACTGGTCTATCTCCTTCGAGCAgatcttggcctccatgctgaCAGAAACAGCCCTTGTAAACTACTTTGAGAAAAAAGTCAACATTCTCCAAAAGATAAAGGATCAGAAGAAGGTAGAGAGGCAGTTCAGTTCATCCAGTGACTATGAACTTTCCTCTGTGTCAGGGTGA